One genomic window of Acidobacteriota bacterium includes the following:
- a CDS encoding Rieske (2Fe-2S) protein has product MSDLDNPQPSAPAPDPDAPCEGCLSPSRRKFLTRLSLGLGALGAALIGVPSVAFLLGLRKPTKLWRDVGGVEQFPQGSTILVKFEDPSPLPWSGVTANTAAWLRHETENEFIAFSVDCTHLGCPIRWLPDANLFMCPCHGGVFYANGTVASGPPPRPLSRYPVRVADGRVQILTSPLPIT; this is encoded by the coding sequence ATGAGTGATCTGGACAATCCGCAGCCGTCGGCGCCGGCGCCCGATCCCGACGCGCCCTGCGAAGGGTGCCTGAGCCCCTCACGCCGCAAGTTTCTGACGCGGCTGTCGCTGGGGCTGGGGGCGCTGGGCGCGGCGCTGATTGGCGTGCCCAGCGTGGCCTTTTTACTGGGCCTGCGCAAGCCCACCAAGCTCTGGCGCGATGTCGGCGGGGTGGAGCAGTTTCCGCAGGGCAGCACGATCCTGGTCAAATTTGAGGACCCCTCGCCGCTGCCCTGGTCGGGCGTAACCGCGAACACCGCCGCCTGGCTGCGCCACGAAACAGAGAACGAGTTCATCGCCTTCTCGGTGGACTGCACGCACCTCGGCTGTCCCATCCGCTGGCTGCCCGACGCCAACCTGTTCATGTGCCCCTGCCACGGCGGCGTGTTCTACGCCAACGGCACCGTCGCCTCCGGTCCGCCGCCACGCCCCCTCAGCCGCTATCCCGTGCGCGTCGCCGACGGCCGCGTGCAAATTTTAACCAGTCCGTTGCCGATCACCTAG
- the narI gene encoding respiratory nitrate reductase subunit gamma has protein sequence MNEFFYVALPYVALALAFGVGAYRFYKQPYSYSSLSSQLLENRKLYWGSVPWHYGIGIILLVHLLAAIFPGVTTALLGAPIRRMIIECTGIALSFMALVGIVILIIRRTGYAKLARYVTSRMDGLILALLLVQVLTGIGVALFNRWGGLWYVHTAVPWFWSLARLHPETATVASLPAFIQIHFVLGFILVLLFPFSRLVHLIKMPVHYLWRPYQRVIWYRGPKQQLSRGKNE, from the coding sequence ATGAACGAGTTTTTCTACGTCGCGCTGCCTTACGTGGCGCTGGCGCTGGCGTTTGGCGTGGGCGCCTACCGGTTTTACAAGCAGCCGTACTCCTACTCGAGCCTGTCATCGCAACTGCTGGAGAACCGGAAGCTGTACTGGGGCTCGGTGCCCTGGCATTACGGTATCGGTATCATTTTGCTGGTGCATCTGCTGGCGGCGATTTTCCCGGGCGTGACCACGGCGCTGCTGGGCGCGCCCATCCGGCGGATGATCATCGAGTGCACCGGTATTGCGCTGTCGTTTATGGCGCTGGTGGGCATCGTCATCCTTATCATCCGCCGCACCGGCTATGCCAAGCTGGCGCGCTATGTGACCTCGCGCATGGACGGCCTAATTCTGGCGCTGTTACTGGTCCAGGTGCTGACCGGCATCGGCGTGGCGCTGTTCAACCGCTGGGGCGGGCTGTGGTACGTGCATACGGCGGTGCCCTGGTTCTGGTCGCTGGCGCGGCTGCATCCGGAAACCGCCACCGTCGCCAGTTTGCCGGCGTTCATCCAGATTCATTTCGTGCTGGGCTTCATCCTGGTTCTGCTGTTTCCCTTCAGCCGTCTGGTACACCTCATCAAGATGCCGGTGCATTACCTCTGGCGCCCGTATCAGCGGGTAATTTGGTACCGAGGTCCTAAACAGCAACTTTCGCGAGGCAAGAATGAGTGA